One part of the Humulus lupulus chromosome 9, drHumLupu1.1, whole genome shotgun sequence genome encodes these proteins:
- the LOC133800094 gene encoding uncharacterized protein LOC133800094: MQEKQDGQADVLTQFMTETRSSIRSLETQIGQLATLMANRAQGNLPSTTEVNPKGNPNEQCQAITLRSGIVYEGTNVEKSIEQKQDQQAPNEEDKKTCEEKVKEIPPAREVVPPVSIDHHRKIPYPQRLQKNRLDKQFAKFLEVFKRLHINIPFAEALEQMPSYVKFMKDILSKKRKMEDYETVALTEECSAILQRKLPQKLRDPGSFTIPCTIGNFECKHALCDLGASINLMPLSVFKRLGLGEAKPTTVTLQLADRSLAHPRGIIEDVLVKVDKFIFPAYFIVLDMEEDANVPIILGRPFLATGQALIDVQKGELKLRVEGDEVVFSVFKAMTYLMAGDSCYSVDVIDKAVLKRRVSSDALEAVLTGGEEDEDDEEMKEYVKWINSYHPYLKKFEELAEATDRPLTSIQQPPKLELKALPENLCYAYLGENETLPVIVSADLSKTELEKLLRILEE; encoded by the exons ATGCAAGAAAAGCAAGACGGTCAGGCCGATGTGTtgactcaatttatgactgaaaCGAGATCATCAATTCGGAGCTTGGAAACTCAGATTGGACAGTTGGCTACGCTTATGGCAAACCGAGCTCAAGGGAACTTGCCAAGCACTACTGAGGTGAATCCAAAGGGGAATCCTAACGAACAGTGTCAGGCgattactttgaggagtggaatAGTGTATGAGGGAACAAATGTGGAAAAGAGCATCGAGCAGAAGCAAGATCAACAGGCACCCAATGAAGAGGACAAGAAGACTTGTGAAGAGAAGGTTAAAGAGATTCCGCCAGCAAGAGAAGTGGTACCTCCGGTGTCTATAGATCATCacagaaaaattccatatccaCAGAGACTCCAAAAGAACCGTCTTGACAAGCAGTTTGCAAAGTTCTTAGAGGTATTCAAGAGGCTGCATATCAACATACCCTTCGCAGAAGCATTAGAGCAGATGCCCAGTTACGTTAAATTTATGAAAGATATTTTATCAAAGAAGAGAAAGATGGAGGATTACGAAACTGTGGCATTGACCGAAGAGTGCAGTGCTATTTTGCAAAGGAAGCTTCCACAGAAGTTGAGAGATCCTGGAAGTTTCACAATCCCATGCACAATTGGTAACTTTGAGTGTAAACATGCACTATGTGATTTGGGAGCCAGCATAAATCTCATGCCTCTATCAGTAttcaaaagacttggtttgggtgagGCAAAGCCAACAACTGTTACACTACAGTTGGCCGATAGATCACTGGCTCATCCGAGGGGGATTATTGAAGATGTGCTAGTGAAGGTCGACAAATTCATTTTCCCTGCATATTTTATTGTgctggacatggaggaggatgcAAATGTCCCAATTATTCTTGGGCGACCGTTCCTAGCAACAGGACAAGCTCTAATAGATGTGCAAAAGGGAGAGCTGAAACTCAGAGTTGAGGGGGATGAGGTAGTATTCAGTGTCTTCAAGGCAATGACGTATCTGATGGCTGGTGACAGTTGCTacagtgtggatgtgatagataAAGCAGTTTTGAAAAGAAGGGTCAGTAGTGATGCTTTAGAGGCAGTGTTGACTGGTGGggaggaagatgaagatgatgaagagatGAAAGAATATGTAAAGTGGATTAACTCTTACCACCCGTATTTAAAGAAATTTGAAGAGTTGGCAGAGGCCACCGATCGTCCATTAacatccattcagcagccaccgaAATTGGAATTAAAGGCTCTTCCTGAGAATTTGTGTTATGCGTACTTAGGGGAGAACGAGACCTTGCCAGTAATTGTTTCAGCTGATCTCTCAAAAACTGAATTGGAGAAATTGTTGAGG atattagaggaataa